Proteins co-encoded in one Fusarium musae strain F31 chromosome 3, whole genome shotgun sequence genomic window:
- the MST20 gene encoding Serine/threonine-protein kinase mst20, whose product MDGPGYTSASSASAHTATSHRRKLIKKPPTYAYARSSSGFDGGAFDAQSLESKRSSQSLRRAPSAPPARSNPATVSDWQDSDRSHPQLSANSNTLRPVPSPISPQGDFTPANHWAPVPRHPDRLSDSHLRPLSKTAVPDDLIGAPFDGAAILNRIESIKIPSPKAAAPRQFPPQIVKAPTDSRLASPALRTSTSFSAMDSSLNEKSLGPRAPTDGPSVNPKRYSDDGKDLKPAVLRKKSGFSGFMNSLVGSPKKPVISAPENPVHVTHVGYDSSTGQFTGLPKEWQRLINESGIPEKERRENPQTMVDILQFYKETTERPPEDQVLEKFHHAGQYATSPATAASPGMYPSNYMGMSPNNISPTNPRFPTVNHEGSFENPRAPPPVPRGQVGKDLMPSRPAPKPPVSMSNRHMPQGAYSTKDSGIGMSQSGDESYGMSKDAGPMLPEEHRSRSNSRVTGPTYAPTAPQPNPQLAQAQAAAYQQQLMQQQQEQAMAQAQAAMSGGIGRAPSKRTPHPQNPNMQAAAGYGRAPESNGVHNAPRQQAPGAAVPGARPRHRARQSAGLDIVAALKRICSEGDPRDIYRGFNKIGQGASGGVFTGHERGTNRLVAIKQMNLEQQPKKDLIINEILVMKDSSHPNIVNFIDSYLCGGELWVVMEFMEGGSLTDVVTFNIMSEGQIASVCRETLLGLQHLHSKGVIHRDIKSDNILLSLEGKIKLTDFGFCATINEAQNKRTTMVGTPYWMAPEVVTRKEYGRKVDIWSLGIMAIEMIEGEPPYLTESPLRALWLIATNGTPHIKNEQDLSPVFKDFLYFALKVDPEKRASAHDLLRHEFMKQCVDLGQLSPLVRAAREQRAQEKARKGQ is encoded by the exons ATGGACGGCCCCGGATATACCTCTGCGTCGTCTGCTTCTGCTCATACCGCAACTTCACATCGtcgcaagctcatcaagaaacCTCCCACTTACGCATACGCCCGCTCCTCCTCTGGCTTCGATGGTGGTGCCTTCGACGCCCAGTCCCTTGAGAGCAAACGCAGTTCCCAGAGTCTGAGAAGAGCCCCCAGTGCTCCCCCAGCCCGCTCAAACCCCGCGACCGTGTCCGACTGGCAAGACTCTGatcgatctcatcctcaatTATCcgccaacagcaacactCTTAGACCTGTCCCATCGCCCATCTCACCCCAGGGCGACTTCACCCCCGCTAATCACTGGGCACCCGTCCCCCGTCATCCCGACCGTCTCTCCGATTCTCACCTCCGCCCTCTCAGTAAGACAGCGGTGCCTGACGACCTAATCGGCGCTCCTTTTGACGGCGCTGCTATTCTGAACCGCATCGAATCAATAAAGATCCCTAGTCCGAAGGCTGCTGCCCCTCGTCAATTCCCGCCCCAAATCGTCAAGGCGCCTACCGACTCTAGGCTTGCTAGCCCTGCCTTACGAACTTCGACCAGCTTCTCAGCGATGGACTCGTCTTTGAACGAGAAGAGCCTAGGCCCAAGGGCTCCAACTGATGGGCCTTCGGTCAACCCCAAGAGATATTCCGACGATGGCAAGGACCTCAAGCCGGCCGTTCTACGAAAGAAGTCAGGATTTTCCGGTTTCATGAACAGTTTGGTCGGATCACCCAAGAAGCCCGTTATCTCTGCACCCGAGAACCCCGTTCACGTTACTCATGTCGGCTATGATAGTTCCACAGGCCAGTTCACA GGTTTGCCTAAAGAATGGCAGCGGCTTATCAACGAAAGCGGGATTCCTGAAAAGGAAAGGCGAGAAAACCCGCAAACTATGGTTGATATCTTGCAGTTCTACAAAGAGACCACGGAGAGGCCCCCAGAGGATCAGGTCCTTGAGAAATTTCATCATGCTGGTCAGTATGCCACCTCTCCGGCAACTGCAGCATCACCGGGCATGTACCCGTCAAACTATATGGGTATGTCACCGAACAATATTTCACCTACGAACCCCAGGTTTCCAACTGTCAATCATGAAGGAAGTTTTGAGAATCCCCGAGCACCACCGCCTGTTCCCCGAGGCCAGGTTGGTAAGGACCTAATGCCCAGTCGCCCAGCCCCGAAACCGCCCGTCAGCATGAGCAATCGACATATGCCTCAAGGCGCATACTCGACCAAAGACTCAGGCATCGGTATGTCTCAGTCCGGCGACGAATCCTACGGCATGTCAAAGGACGCTGGCCCTATGCTCCCCGAAGAGCACCGATCGAGATCCAATTCGCGCGTCACTGGACCTACATACGCCCCGACTGCACCGCAACCCAACCCACAGCTCGCCCAAGCGCAAGCCGCCGcttatcaacaacaacttatgcaacagcagcaggaacAAGCCATGGCTCAGGCCCAAGCTGCCATGTCTGGCGGCATCGGCCGTGCTCCTAGTAAACGAACTCCTCATCCCCAGAACCCGAACATGCAAGCAGCTGCTGGGTACGGCCGCGCCCCGGAGTCTAACGGTGTACACAACGCACCTCGTCAACAGGCTCCTGGAGCAGCCGTGCCTGGGGCTAGGCCACGACACCGGGCTCGTCAGAGCGCAGGCCTTGACATCGTTGCTGCCCTTAAGCGCATCTGTAGCGAAGGCGACCCTCGAGACATATACCGAGGATTCAACAAGATCGGCCAGGGTGCATCTGGAGGTGTTTTCACTGGTCACGAGCGTGGCACGAACAGATTGGTGGCTATCAAGCAGATGAATCTCGAACAGCAACCTAAGAAGGACCTGATTATCAACGAGATTCTTGTCATGAAGGATAGTTCACATCccaacatcgtcaacttTATCGACAGTTATCTTTGTGGTGGCGAGCTATGGGTCGTCATGGAGTTTATGGAGGGAGGCAGCCTTACGGATGTTGTCACCTTCAATATCATGTCTGAGGGGCAAATCGCTTCCGTGTGTCGTGAGACCCTTCTTGGTCTGCAACATCTGCATTCCAAGGGAGTCATTCACCGAGACATCAAGTCGGACAACATCTTGCTATCCCTGGAgggcaagatcaagctga CCGATTTTGGATTCTGTGCGACCATCAACGAAGCCCAGAACAAACGAACAACCATGGTGGGTACACCCTACTGGATGGCGCCCGAAGTCGTTACTAGGAAAGAGTACGGGCGCAAGGTTGACATTTGGTCTCTGGGTATCATGGCTATCGAAATGATAGAAGGCGAGCCACCATACCTGACGGAATCTCCGTTGCGTGCTCTGTGGTTGATTGCAACCAACGGAACTCCTCACATTAAGAATGAACAGGATCTTTCTCCTGTGTTCAAGGACTTCCTCTACTTTGCACTCAAGGTGGATCCGGAGAAGCGAGCCAGTGCTCATGACCTGCTGAGG CATGAATTCATGAAGCAGTGTGTTGACCTAGGTCAGCTATCGCCATTGGTACGAGCCGCTCGAGAACAGAGGGCGCAAGAAAAGGCTCGCAAGGGGCAGTAG
- a CDS encoding hypothetical protein (EggNog:ENOG41) — protein MAFYSISRNVLRATRASAIALPKNSRCFTATPVQRVIDTNLKKNVVREKEVPVTVYSAGQGTGDKHTVNVPEAAARVPSEPRAPSTESDIVQPLTRKTFEQLPHTMRNMSVYGKTIILTGAARGLGNHMARACAEAGAKNIVLFDANQELGDEAAAELHDKTGLPVSFFKVDVRDGAAINAAVDEVVERYGAPDVLINSAGIADSNIKAETYDPAMFRRLIDINLTGSFLMSQAVGRAMMSAGKPGSIILVASMSGSIVNFPQEQSCYNASKAGVIQLGKSLAAEWAKYDIRVNCISPGYMDTALNRVPALDAQKKIWKSLTPQNRLGNVDELNGLCIYLASDSSKFMTGSNCIIDGGYTCY, from the coding sequence ATGGCCTTTTACTCCATTTCTCGAAACGTCCTCCGTGCCACTCGGGCCTCTGCCATTGCTCTCCCCAAGAACTCGCGATGCTTCACAGCCACACCTGTGCAGCGTGTCATTGACACcaacttgaagaagaacgTTGTTCGCGAGAAGGAGGTTCCTGTCACAGTCTACAGTGCTGGCCAAGGCACTGGTGACAAGCACACAGTCAACGTTCCCGAGGCAGCTGCTCGAGTTCCCAGTGAGCCTCGTGCTCCTTCTACCGAGAGCGATATCGTTCAGCCGCTCACCCGCAAGACCTTTGAGCAGCTCCCCCACACCATGCGCAACATGAGTGTCTATGGCAAGACCATCATCCTCACTGGCGCAGCCCGTGGTCTCGGAAACCACATGGCTCGTGCTTGTGCTGAGGCTGGTGCCAAGAACATTGTTCTCTTCGACGCCAACCAGGAGCTTGGTGACGAAGCCGCAGCTGAGCTTCACGACAAGACTGGCCTACCTGTCTCCTTCTTTAAGGTCGATGTTCGTGACGGTGCTGCCATCAACGCTGCCGTCGACGAGGTTGTCGAGCGCTACGGTGCTCCTGATGTTCTCATCAACTCTGCCGGCATCGCCGACTCCaacatcaaggctgagacCTACGACCCTGCCATGTTCCGTCGCCTtatcgacatcaaccttACTGGCTCTTTCCTCATGTCTCAGGCCGTTGGCCGTGCCATGATGTCTGCTGGAAAGCCTGGTAGCATCATTCTCGTCGCTTCCATGTCTGGTTCCATTGTCAACTTCCCCCAGGAGCAGAGCTGCTATAATGCCTCCAAGGCCGGTGTCATTCAACTCGGCAAGTCCCTTGCGGCTGAGTGGGCCAAGTACGACATCCGGGTCAACTGCATCTCTCCCGGTTACATGGACACTGCCCTCAACCGAGTTCCTGCGCTTGAcgcccagaagaagatctggaaaTCCTTGACACCCCAGAACCGACTGGGTAACGTTGACGAGCTCAACGGCCTTTGCATCTACCTCGCCTCAGACTCCTCCAAGTTCATGACTGGCTCTAACTGCATCATCGACGGTGGCTACACATGCTACTAA